The Sinomicrobium kalidii genome contains a region encoding:
- a CDS encoding nuclear transport factor 2 family protein has protein sequence MKPGSEETEQLVQRFIQALTFRKLDELTALYAESVDWYIPGNTKLAPWLGKRESKKEIRDFFTLLWQNTEPVDAKLDHILADGNFAVITGEFSTKMLPTGKIVNSLFSIHITTENNKIVKYRLQEDSYAVAEALK, from the coding sequence ATGAAACCCGGATCAGAAGAAACAGAACAGCTGGTACAACGGTTTATACAGGCGCTCACATTTCGAAAACTGGACGAATTGACAGCGCTTTACGCAGAAAGTGTAGACTGGTATATTCCGGGAAACACCAAACTCGCTCCCTGGCTGGGAAAGCGGGAATCAAAAAAAGAGATCAGGGATTTCTTTACACTATTGTGGCAAAATACGGAGCCTGTAGACGCCAAGCTCGATCATATATTGGCCGACGGGAACTTTGCGGTTATCACAGGTGAATTTTCCACCAAAATGTTACCAACCGGGAAAATAGTAAATTCCCTTTTCTCCATACATATTACTACGGAGAACAATAAAATTGTCAAATACAGGCTGCAGGAAGACAGCTATGCAGTAGCCGAAGCATTGAAGTGA